In the genome of Candidatus Zixiibacteriota bacterium, the window GAGGGCAAAGACCATTACGGAAAAAAGAAACAGATGCACCAGCGAGTGGAAGAACATCCCCCAGTTGGTATATTGTTTGGCGCGATATAAAATGAAAAGCCCAAACAGCGAGCTCAAGACAGCCCAGAGGAGATAAGTACCTTCCTGACCGCCCCAGAAGGAAGAAAGCAGATAGAAGAAAGGAAGGTCGCTGGAAGAATATTCAACGACATACTTGACGCTGAAATCGTGGGTGAAAAACAGATAGTACAGAATAGCCGCTGCAAACGTGACAAAGACAATCTGCAGAGAATAGGCTTTACGCCCCAGTTCGAAGAGGTTTTTGCGTCCCAGAGCGGTGAGCAGAAAAGAGACACCGCTGATTATCATCATGGCGAACGCCAGGAAGAGCGCCAGACTGCCGACATGCGGAATAGACATATAAATCCTTTATTATGAACCGGTAGTTCCGGCCGACTCCATCGAGTCTTCTTCCATTCCCTGATATTTCGAAGGGCACTTCACCAGAAGTTTATCGGCTTCGAAACCATCAGCGCCCGGCTTTCCTTTGACCACGACCTGCGTGGCCTGTTCGAAATTGCCCGGAACAACCCCGTAGTAAACCACTTTCATTTTCTCCGCGGCTTCGGGGTTGGAAGCCTCGGCGTCGAAAATAGAGAACTCTAATCTACGTTTATCGGCATCATAGCGATAATCATTGAAATCAATATTGCCCAGAACCTGCACCGTCTTATCCGACTGGCGCGCTTCAGCTATCGTGACATACTGCACCGTGGTCTTCAGGAAGGCCGAGGCACCCCAGACGACAAAGAGAAGTATGACAGCGACGCCGATAATATATTTAACTTTCATTTTTTCCCTCCAAACGGCGAACTTTACGGTCTATCGAAAGCAGGTATAAGAATATACCCAACCAGACAATCAGGGTTACCGCCATTACGACATAATTGGCATCCATTACTTATCCTCCAACAATCTTTTTTCATATATGTTCTGAAGTCTTACAGAAAGGTCATAAATCCATACGAAAAGAGCGGTAAAAACAGCCAGCGAAGTGAAAAAGATAAGGCTGACCGTCCCCCCCATAGTCAGTTTGCCGCTTTTATCCACAACCGAATCGGTCGGATGTTGCGAAAATGAGGGGTAGATACGCGGCAGAATGAAAATCAGGAAAACCGCCGAAACGGCAAATATTATCGAGAGAACGGCCGAAAGTGTCGCCCGCTGGTCGGGGTCAGGAAGAGCCGAACGGAGGGCGAAATAGGCGCCATAGATTATAAGCAGAATAAATATGGAGACCTCCCGTATCTCCGACCAGTTCCAGAATTCTCCCCAGGTCATCTTGGCGAAGATGGAGCCGGTGACCGTAGCCAGAATAGCAAACATCAGTCCCAGCCGATTGGCGGTGACCGCTTTTATATCGAATGCCATATTCTTGGTTTGAAGAAAGCGAATAGAAAGGAACATCGACATCAAGAAAGCCAGGGTCGCCACCCAGGATTGAGGGACATGGAAATAGAAAATCCGATAGACATCGACCGGACCAAGAGTGTTGGCAGGGTTCATCGGCGAAGGGGTAATAAACGCCATCACCACCACAAAGGACATCGCCAGAAAAATCAGTAATTTCCAAATCATACTTTTTTTCAACCTAACTACGCAGGTTATACCTCATAATAACAACAATAATGGTAAAATCCAATCTTTTTTGTATTCTTTTATTATTGTCGCCAGACAAAATCGAATAATAAATAGGATAATATTATCATTACAACATCATAGGCAACAAGAAGTTGCATTGGGGCCGCGATATCTTTAAACACCCCTCCCAGGAAAGCCGACTTTGTGATTTCTATCACAGCTATTAGAAGCGGCATCAGTACCGGAAAGGAGAGGACCGTAAAGAGGGCGCCTTTGATAGTCGCCTTGGATACAATGGCGGCAATAATAGTCGTCGCCCCGGCTAAGCCAATGTTTCCCAGTAAGATAGCATAGAGGAAGAAAAGCCAGTTAGCCGGTTCGGTCTTAAGGAGGATAATAAAAAGCGGCACCACGATGACCGTCAGGGCAAAAAGGAGCGCCAGGTTGAAAAGCAGCTTGCCAAAAAAGATGACTGTGCCATCAGACGCCAGTTTCAGAGCCAGTGCTGTGCCGGATTCTTCTTCTTTGATAAAGACCTGCGCCAGTCCCGACATGGCGGCAAAGAAAAGAATTATCCAGAACAGCGCCGCCATTACCTCTTTGGTGGGTGAAAAGGCCCCGACGGCAAAAGAGATAACAGTCAGGGTCACCAGAGCGAACATCAGGATGGCGTTGATGGCGTATCGTGTCCGGAATTCGGAGACGATATCTTTTTCAGTAACAGCCAGAACTCTACTGACCCAGTTGACAGAGTCGTTCCGCAAGGGCGTACTCCTCCTTCTCATTGGTGGCGATTATCAGAATGGTACTCTTTCGGCGTGATTCGATTATATCAGAAACAGCCTTTTTCCCGGACTCATCGAGGTTCGATGATGGCTCATCCAGCATCAAAATTTCCGGATTCTTGGCGAGGGCGACGGCGTACTTTAGACGCTGCAGCATTCCGGAAGAATATGCCGAGACGAAATCATCCCCTCTCCCCTGCAATCCGACCTGTGCCAGAAGTGATTCGATCTCCTGGTCGCTGATATTATCGCCGTTGACTTTGGCGAAGAAGCGAAGATTCTCTTTTCCGGTCAGCGAACCATAGAGAGAAAGATAGGGGGAAACCAGCGCCAGCCGGCGACGGTAAGCGTCGAATTCGAGCGGTTTGCCGTCATCGGAGAAGACCACTTTCCCTCTGGTCGGGATATTCAAGCCTATTATCAATCGCAGCAGGGTAGATTTGCCGGAGCCGTTCGGTCCGACAATGGCGATAGACTCTCCCGGTGTCAGCGAGAAATTGATATTCTCGAACACTTTTCGGGCGCCAAACCGTTTGGCGAGATTCTGGACGTCAAGTTTCAGCATTCCTGTTTTGGTCCCGTCGTCATTTGTGCGTTAGGGGCGACCCTCGCGGTCGCCCGAGTGAAATACCGCTTCGCGGCATTTCGCGGGCAGGGATAAACCCTGCCCNNNNNNNNNNNNNNNNNNNNNNNNNNNNNNNNNNNNNNNNNNNNNNNNNNNNNNNNNNNNNNNNNNNNNNNNNNNNNNNNNNNNNNNNNNNNNNNNNNNNTCTGGACGTCAAGTTTCAGCATTCCTGTTTTGGTCCCGTCGTCATTTGTGCGTTAGGGGCGACCCTCGCGGTCGCCCGAGTGAAATACCGCTTCGCGGCATTTCGCGGGCAGGGATAAACCCTGCCCTACTGGTCCCTACTGTCGGTACGCACCTTCAATAGAGTCGGTTTCTCGTATTGTAGGGGCGACCCTCGCGGTCGTCCGAGTGAAATACCGCTTCGCGGCATTTCGCGGGCAGGGATAAACCCTGCCCCTACTGGTATCCGAGGCTGTGCAAATGGACATCAAAAATCCACATTACTGTCCATGAACAATCAAAGTGAATAAAGGTTTCCGGCAGATTAAGTCAAGGGGAATGTGGGGGGATTGATAGTTGACAAGAACTGTTTAATTCATTCAATTTCTGTCGAAATAATATTCAGGCGCCATTTACAGAAACTCAATTAGCCCGGAGGCAATTATGCTTGGACAATACCGTTCCATAAGAATTATCCGATATTTCTTCGCCCTTTTCATAATTCTGTCCGCCATTCCGCTGTTTTATTCCCCGGCTAACTGCCTTCAGAAGAAAGAGCCGCACCAGGTCGATATAAATGCCCTGGTCGGCGAAACCCAGGTGCAACCGCCGAACGAAGCCGACCGGCTGAATATAGTCTGGTGGATACCGTTGGAGTTCTGGAAAGGGGTATTCGCCAGCGACAGTTCCATCAGTGAAGCGGACAAAGTGGCGTATCTGGAGGCGATTCGCGACTATTCTGTCATCTCTATTTGTCAAGCCGATATCGGCGCTTTCGGTAGTTTCGACTTCTATCCCGAAGAAAAAGTGCGGCAGGGGATGTATGTCTCAGTAACCGACAGCGCCGGCGCCGCGCAGGAGGTGACTGTCATTGCCGAC includes:
- a CDS encoding cytochrome c maturation protein CcmE, which gives rise to MKVKYIIGVAVILLFVVWGASAFLKTTVQYVTIAEARQSDKTVQVLGNIDFNDYRYDADKRRLEFSIFDAEASNPEAAEKMKVVYYGVVPGNFEQATQVVVKGKPGADGFEADKLLVKCPSKYQGMEEDSMESAGTTGS
- a CDS encoding CcmD family protein, which translates into the protein MDANYVVMAVTLIVWLGIFLYLLSIDRKVRRLEGKNES
- the ccsA gene encoding cytochrome c biogenesis protein CcsA — translated: MIWKLLIFLAMSFVVVMAFITPSPMNPANTLGPVDVYRIFYFHVPQSWVATLAFLMSMFLSIRFLQTKNMAFDIKAVTANRLGLMFAILATVTGSIFAKMTWGEFWNWSEIREVSIFILLIIYGAYFALRSALPDPDQRATLSAVLSIIFAVSAVFLIFILPRIYPSFSQHPTDSVVDKSGKLTMGGTVSLIFFTSLAVFTALFVWIYDLSVRLQNIYEKRLLEDK
- a CDS encoding heme exporter protein CcmB — translated: MRNDSVNWVSRVLAVTEKDIVSEFRTRYAINAILMFALVTLTVISFAVGAFSPTKEVMAALFWIILFFAAMSGLAQVFIKEEESGTALALKLASDGTVIFFGKLLFNLALLFALTVIVVPLFIILLKTEPANWLFFLYAILLGNIGLAGATTIIAAIVSKATIKGALFTVLSFPVLMPLLIAVIEITKSAFLGGVFKDIAAPMQLLVAYDVVMIILSYLLFDFVWRQ
- a CDS encoding ABC transporter ATP-binding protein; the encoded protein is MLKLDVQNLAKRFGARKVFENINFSLTPGESIAIVGPNGSGKSTLLRLIIGLNIPTRGKVVFSDDGKPLEFDAYRRRLALVSPYLSLYGSLTGKENLRFFAKVNGDNISDQEIESLLAQVGLQGRGDDFVSAYSSGMLQRLKYAVALAKNPEILMLDEPSSNLDESGKKAVSDIIESRRKSTILIIATNEKEEYALAERLCQLGQ